CTAAGCATAATTCTATGCGATAATACCGGCGGTGCCACTTTTATGATGTCTTCCGGCGTTACAAAATCACGGCCCTGCATAGCAGCAAATGCCTTGGCCCCATTGATCATCGCTAATGAAGCACGTGGCGAAGCACCCAAATAAAGCGATTTATTAGTCCTCGTTTCATACGTAACCTTTGCCACATACTCGATTAACTTAGGCTCTACATGTAGCCCCCTGATGATGGTCCGACAGGCTTTGATCTGCTCGATACTTAAAATCGCTTTAACGGCTTTCAGTTCATCATCCAGCTTATGCTGATGTTGGTTTAACAAAATGGCTGTTTCCTCTTCCAGTGTTGGATATTTCACCTCAACCTTAAATAAAAAACGATCTAACTGCGCTTCAGGTAACCTGTATGTACCTTCCTGCTCAATCGGATTTTGGGTAGCCAGTACCATAAAAGGCTCATCCATTAAATATGTATGTCCATCCACAGTGATTTGCCGTTCCTCCATCACCTCAAATAAAGCGGATTGTGTTTTTGCCGGGGCACGGTTAATTTCATCCACCAGCACAATGTGTCCGAATATTGGACCTTTACGGTATTCAAAAGAAGCCGATCTGGGATCAAAAACAGAGGTTCCGATTACATCAGATGGCATCAGATCCGGAGTAAACTGAATACGGGCAAAAGAAGCATCAATGCTTTTGGCAATCAACTTTGCACTTAAAGTTTTAGCTACACCAGGTACACCTTCCAAAAGTATATGTCCATCGGCAAGTAATCCGGCAATAAGAAAATCAATGGTATCTTTCTGGCCAACAATAATACTTCCCAGCGTTTGCCTGATCTGCTCTACGGCAGTATTTAGCTGTGTAAGATCGGTTCTTTGGGTAAACATTTCCACTTCCATAATTTATTGGGCTTGTTTATAAAATTTTTCTATTAATTTATTCAGGTCGATAAGTTGATTATCGTTAATCATAACGGCGTTATTCACCTTGTTTATCATGTCAATCAATTGCTCTACGACAGTTTCGTTTACGCCCGATTTAAGTACAAGATCGGCCATAAATTCCTTATCCAGCTTTGAGGTTTTCAAACGGTAGCTGGTTCGCACATACTCTAAAAAGTAGCTGATCTTCTTCTGTACAATATCACGATTATCGCGCTGCTGATAATAAACCTTGCCCACAACCTTCACAAAATCTACAGATGTGTTCTTTAAAGGCTCAATTACTGGAATGATCCGCTGCCTGCGTTTCATTTCAAAAAGGATAAATATCAACAATCCGGTCAAGGCCAGGTAATAAGCCCAGCGCAGCTGCTCATGTTTAAACAACACCCGCAGCACAGAATCTTCATTTACATTCCCCTTTGTATTATTTTCGTCCCAGATTACCCTTTCGGCAGTAGGCAGATGAGAAAGTACTTTAGCAATATAAGTAGCACCGGCAGGATTTAGCAAATTGTAATTACTTAGCAATTGCGGACTTGGCAGCATATACAGCGCTCCTTTACCAAAATTATATTTCACAAAATTGACCTCACCGGCATCATTTCGTCCTAATGCAGCGGCCCGGAGGGTGTCTACCCGGCTAAAGTACTGATCGCCCAGGCCCTTATTAAAAATATAATAGTGCTTTTCCTTTAAAACCGGGCTTACAAAGTTAATCGGGGTCCCCTTTATGTCACCATAATTAGGTACGGAGTTCATTCTCAGGTTAAGGGTATCACTTAAAAGATCGCTTAATTTATAAGCCGCAATAAATACATGATTACCCTTTTCCATGAATTTAACCAATTCCGCATAATCATATTCATCCATTTTTACCTCACCTGCAATCATAAGGTAATTGGTATGCTCAAAATTCTTATCCTTTAAGGTGTTGTAAACAGGCAAATTTGATGAGCTGATTAAGGCTTTCGGGAATAGACTTTCCAACTCATGATACAAGATGTAGGTGCCGAAAGGGATTTTATCTTCCTTTAAGTAGGTTGGTCTCCAATCGGTAGGCTTTGGCTTGTAATATTGTGCGATTAAATACAGCAGCATGACCACTGCACTCCCAACTAAATATAGTTTCAGTCCCTTCATAGCGCCTTCACATTAAATCGTTCAAAACTACCCTTAACAGCCTTAAAGCCTTCCTGATCGATAAAAAACTCTCCATACCAGATGTATTCAAACTGTCGGGTTAACATAGCAAATTGCTGCTTCCTATCCGGATCAATAATTTCATTGATATAAGTCTGATTTGTTTTTTCCGGCTGCCAGTCGATCAATTCTTTATCGTTCAACAACTTTAACGAGCGTAGGTAAAACAAGCGCACTGCCAGTCGGTAATTGCCATTTGCGACTGCCTTTTCTATCTCCTCGTTAAAATCTATCTCATGAATATTCTCCATTGATTCATTATATGGGACATCAACAGATTTCGATTTTCCGGCAAAGATTTTCAAATCGAGTCCGATCAGTTTAATGACAACAAAAATCACCAGAGCTGCTATGGCAAAAATGATCACATACTTTAAAAAGCCGCCCGAATATTTGTTTTTTAAAATTCCGTTCATCAAATCCCAAAACCATGTCCAGAAGCGATCCCACCAACTGGTGTTTATCGGAGTAGCCTCATCATACCTGAAATCTTTTTGAGTGCTGTACTCCTTAATTTTTTCAAGGTCAAAACTCCTGACCGAAATGGCCGTTGTATCATCTTTTAAGGGAATATTCTTTACAGGCTTAGGCCCCGGTATTGTTGCCGAAAAGCCACTAGCAGTGATAAAAAACAATAAAAATACAATAAGAGCCTTGTGCATGTTTAGTATTCCTCTAAGCCTTGGGAATTGTCCTTCTCTTCTCCAAAATGATTGATACGATCCATAAGACCCGTGCTTTCCTGTATTTCGACCAGGTTAAAAAAGCAAAGGGAAACGCCAATTACCGGAATCATCAGAAATACATAACTTAAATACTGAATGATAGTACCAACCACAATCATTGCCTGACTCCATCCCTCTAATCCTGGCAAAAAAGTACCAGCCATGGTCAAAACTGCCGCCGGGACACTTGCAAAAGTCATACAGGCATAGGCAATTACCCAAAGGATAAATATGGAACCGGCAGTTACCCACCATTGATTTTTCAGTAATTTAAATGAGCGCTCAAAAGAATATTGGAAATTGGCATTTTCCAATACCATTATCGGAAAAAGCAAAGACATGGCTGGAAACAAGTAAATCCCCGGCACAAGGCAAAACATAAATCCTACTATTACAATAAGTAAAGTAAAAATGTTACTAAAAAACACCCTGAAGTAGTAATACTTAAAATATGACCAAACTTCATCGGGAGTAGGTGCCACATTTCCCTTTTGAATATACAAAGCAATGAAACTAAGTGTCGAAACCAGTATTGCAGCAGAACTGCATATGGAAAATATCACAACCAGTAAATAGTTAAATGTAAAAATCTGGCTTAAATTAGTCCTCCAGGCCGACGCTCCCATCTTACTTATACCATTTACAAACGCTTTCGTCTCCAACTGTTGCATGATGGCAGCGATCATTCCTGCCAAAATAAAGAACCCACACAAGTAAACAAATACCTTTAATAGGGGCCTGAAGTTTTCTTTGATAAATAAAAAGGTATCATTAATGATCTCTCCGAATGCTCTTAGTTTTTTTAATTCCAATTTTTCTGACATCTTAGCTGATTTGATTGCGTTTAATTAATTGTGATGGATAGATAATCACATACCAAATGATAAATAGCAGTGATCCTCCTAAAATACTTATGCTTAGCCACAAAGGCATGTGGGTATAACGTGTAATAAAACCTTCGAAGAATGCCGCTATAAGAATAATTGGCACAATGCCAAGAGCTATCTTTGTTCCATCCTTTGCACTGTTTCTAAATGCTTGTAAACGGGTATACGTTCTGGGAAAAAGCAAGCCATGACCGAGAACCAAGCCCGCGGCACCTGCTATAATAATTGCCGAGATTTCTAAAGTTCCATGTATCCAGATAACCAGCACCGATGCTGCTCCCAAGCCTTTGCTAAAAAAGTAATACTCAAATGCACCTAACATAACTCCGTTTTTCAATAACATAAAAACAGGGCCAATACCCAGAAATATACCACTTATAAACAGGATCAAAGAAACATAAGTATTGTTGGCGGCAATAGAAAGAAACATAGAAACCGGCCCCTGATGTTTATAAACTCCAAAGGGATCACCTTTTGCAATATTTTCATTGGTCATATTCACATAACCATCCCCCATGATCAATCTTACAAAAGCATGGTCATACTTAGCAGATAACACACCAATGGCACCTGATATCACAAAGAAAATAAATGAATACAGCAACTGCCGGCGATAAGTATAAAACAGTACCGGCAACTCATATTTCCAGAAGGTTAAAAAACGATTGGTATCTTCTTTCTTATTCTTATAAATAGATTGATGCAACACCGAAGCCAATCCATTTAAATAAGCTGTGGTTTTAGACTTGGGGTAAAAGGTCTTGGCATAAGCCAGATCATTAGTAATATCTATAAAGCGCTCGGCAACTTCATCAGGGTTGTTTGTCTTCAACTGCTCATAGGATTTCCATTTCCCAGAATTCTGTTTAACAAACAATGCCTCTCTCATAGATTTAATTAAGAATGTAATTTGCTGTTAAAATAGCAACAAAAAAACATTTTACAACAAAAAATTCAACTTCAATATTATATTTGAATTAAGTATGGAAACAATAAAAGTAAATACCAGTCAGCACGTAGATATAGATTATCCTGTAGCCGGCCTGGGCGAGCGCATAGCGGCAAGGCTAATTGATCTGGGGATATTCTTAGGCTTGTATTTAATATTTATAGTGCTGGTTGTGCTTACAGGCATTTCCGGATCATTGAAAGGCACACCGTATTTTATTATAGGATTGATGATCATTTATGGTGCAAGCTATGTTTTCTATAACCTGATTTGTGAGATTTTTATGAACGGTCAGTGCGTGGGAAAACGTTTAATGAAAATAAAAGTCATTAGTCTGGATGGCAGCCAGCCCAGCTTAGGCCAATATTTTATCCGATGGCTGTTTCGCCTGGTTGATTTTGTTTTTACCGCTCAAGTGGGCGGATTAATTTGCGTTGCGGTATCAAAAAACAAACAGCGGATTGGGGATATCGTTGCCGGAAC
This is a stretch of genomic DNA from Candidatus Pedobacter colombiensis. It encodes these proteins:
- a CDS encoding MoxR family ATPase; amino-acid sequence: MEVEMFTQRTDLTQLNTAVEQIRQTLGSIIVGQKDTIDFLIAGLLADGHILLEGVPGVAKTLSAKLIAKSIDASFARIQFTPDLMPSDVIGTSVFDPRSASFEYRKGPIFGHIVLVDEINRAPAKTQSALFEVMEERQITVDGHTYLMDEPFMVLATQNPIEQEGTYRLPEAQLDRFLFKVEVKYPTLEEETAILLNQHQHKLDDELKAVKAILSIEQIKACRTIIRGLHVEPKLIEYVAKVTYETRTNKSLYLGASPRASLAMINGAKAFAAMQGRDFVTPEDIIKVAPPVLSHRIMLSPDKEMEGLTPNDIVAQILQKIEVPR
- a CDS encoding RDD family protein, with product METIKVNTSQHVDIDYPVAGLGERIAARLIDLGIFLGLYLIFIVLVVLTGISGSLKGTPYFIIGLMIIYGASYVFYNLICEIFMNGQCVGKRLMKIKVISLDGSQPSLGQYFIRWLFRLVDFVFTAQVGGLICVAVSKNKQRIGDIVAGTTVIKTVPHTNFNHIAFHPVEEDYVPVFSNVNLLTDRDVELIHEVIDTYYKTHNTELIYTMSAKVATLLSISIPEGMNEMEFLKTVIKDYNYQTAISL
- a CDS encoding DUF4129 domain-containing protein: MHKALIVFLLFFITASGFSATIPGPKPVKNIPLKDDTTAISVRSFDLEKIKEYSTQKDFRYDEATPINTSWWDRFWTWFWDLMNGILKNKYSGGFLKYVIIFAIAALVIFVVIKLIGLDLKIFAGKSKSVDVPYNESMENIHEIDFNEEIEKAVANGNYRLAVRLFYLRSLKLLNDKELIDWQPEKTNQTYINEIIDPDRKQQFAMLTRQFEYIWYGEFFIDQEGFKAVKGSFERFNVKAL
- a CDS encoding DUF4350 domain-containing protein yields the protein MKGLKLYLVGSAVVMLLYLIAQYYKPKPTDWRPTYLKEDKIPFGTYILYHELESLFPKALISSSNLPVYNTLKDKNFEHTNYLMIAGEVKMDEYDYAELVKFMEKGNHVFIAAYKLSDLLSDTLNLRMNSVPNYGDIKGTPINFVSPVLKEKHYYIFNKGLGDQYFSRVDTLRAAALGRNDAGEVNFVKYNFGKGALYMLPSPQLLSNYNLLNPAGATYIAKVLSHLPTAERVIWDENNTKGNVNEDSVLRVLFKHEQLRWAYYLALTGLLIFILFEMKRRQRIIPVIEPLKNTSVDFVKVVGKVYYQQRDNRDIVQKKISYFLEYVRTSYRLKTSKLDKEFMADLVLKSGVNETVVEQLIDMINKVNNAVMINDNQLIDLNKLIEKFYKQAQ
- a CDS encoding stage II sporulation protein M, with protein sequence MREALFVKQNSGKWKSYEQLKTNNPDEVAERFIDITNDLAYAKTFYPKSKTTAYLNGLASVLHQSIYKNKKEDTNRFLTFWKYELPVLFYTYRRQLLYSFIFFVISGAIGVLSAKYDHAFVRLIMGDGYVNMTNENIAKGDPFGVYKHQGPVSMFLSIAANNTYVSLILFISGIFLGIGPVFMLLKNGVMLGAFEYYFFSKGLGAASVLVIWIHGTLEISAIIIAGAAGLVLGHGLLFPRTYTRLQAFRNSAKDGTKIALGIVPIILIAAFFEGFITRYTHMPLWLSISILGGSLLFIIWYVIIYPSQLIKRNQIS